The proteins below come from a single Juglans regia cultivar Chandler chromosome 12, Walnut 2.0, whole genome shotgun sequence genomic window:
- the LOC108999474 gene encoding ubiquitin-conjugating enzyme E2 34-like isoform X2 produces the protein MAEKSCIKRLQKEYRALCKEPVSHVVARPSPNDILEWHYVLEGSEGTPFAGGYYYGKIKFPPQYPYKPPGISMTTPNGRFMTQKKICLSMSDFHPESWNPMWSVSSILTGLLSFMMDNSPTTGSVNTTVAEKQSLAKASLAFNCKNPTFRKLFSEYVDKYNQQQLSEKLAAEQVPPGLSQEISTPMKRVGEDVKRVDAVKDMRIDRKQSFPTWLMFLLVSIFGIVMALPLLQL, from the exons ATGGCGGAAAAGTCATGTATCAAGCGCCTTCAGAAGGAATATAGAGCACTTTGTAAA GAACCAGTTTCCCATGTTGTGGCCCGTCCTTCACCAAATGACATTCTTGAGTGGC ATTATGTGTTAGAGGGAAGTGAAGGAACACCTTTTGCAG GTGGATATTACTATGGAAAGATCAAGTTTCCTCCACAATATCCCTATAAACCACCAGGAATTAG CATGACCACCCCAAACGGACGGTTCAtgacacaaaagaaaatatgcttATCCATGAGCGATT tTCATCCTGAAAGTTGGAATCCAATGTGGTCTGTATCAAG CATACTCACAGGGCTTCTTTCATTCATG ATGGACAACAGTCCTACCACTGGCAGTGTGAACACTACTGTTGCTGAGAAGCAAAGTCTCGCCAAGGCTTCCCTTGCTTTTAATTGTAAGAA CCCCACATTCAGGAAACTGTTTTCTGAGTATGTGGATAAGTATAACCAGCAGCAGCTGTCCGAGAAGCTTGCTGCAGAGCAGGTGCCACCAGGACTATCTCAAGAAATTTCCACACCCATGAAACGAGTGGGAGAAGATGTGAAAAGAGTAGATGCTGTGAAGGATATGAGAATCGACAGGAAGCAGTCATTCCCAACTTGGTTGATGTTCTTGCTGGTTTCCATCTTTGGCATTGTAATGGCCCTGCCTCTGCTTCAACTTTGA
- the LOC109004991 gene encoding RING-H2 finger protein ATL3-like, protein MENFSRPSRSAVDNSPAVELTGKIMVVAIIVLVLIVVFVLFLHLYAKWFWWRIDEANPSAHPRRRFVFAPGQELAISATLRRGLDPFVLRSLPVLIFNPNDFKEGLECAVCLSELVQGEKARLLPKCNHGFHVDCIDMWLQSHSTCPLCRNPVAPESSNSSNDTSAELAEDFESSGENLVAGYSTESPNFPTNVLFWGNQTQVSSRGVCLEEGPSQCPPCLPSSSSAAGSSRPTDGMLVIDIPRQMTDNLSSLSPSASRFAEEESKSPMTARLRSLKRLLSRDRRTSPRTPGSVDVEQAGS, encoded by the coding sequence ATGGAGAATTTCTCTAggccgagtcgatcggcagtgGACAACTCACCGGCCGTGGAACTAACAGGAAAAATAATGGTGGTAGCCATAATAGTGCTCGTCCTTATTGTGGTATTTGTCCTTTTCCTCCATCTCTACGCCAAATGGTTCTGGTGGCGCATTGATGAAGCCAACCCTTCTGCTCATCCCCGCCGCCGCTTCGTCTTCGCCCCCGGCCAAGAACTGGCGATCTCCGCCACCCTGCGAAGAGGGCTCGACCCCTTTGTCCTCCGTTCACTCCCCGTATTgatattcaatccaaatgatTTCAAAGAAGGGTTGGAATGTGCGGTTTGCCTCTCTGAGCTAGTGCAAGGAGAGAAAGCTAGGCTGCTCCCCAAATGCAATCATGGGTTCCATGTCGATTGCATCGATATGTGGCTCCAGTCCCACTCCACCTGTCCGCTCTGCCGGAACCCAGTTGCTCCTGAAAGTTCCAATTCCAGCAACGATACTAGTGCTGAGTTAGCAGAGGATTTCGAGTCATCAGGAGAGAACTTAGTTGCTGGGTATTCCACAGAATCTCCGAATTTCCCCACAAACGTCTTGTTTTGGGGAAACCAGACTCAGGTAAGTTCTAGGGGCGTTTGTTTGGAGGAAGGTCCTTCTCAATGCCCTCCTTGTCTACCATCTTCTTCGTCAGCAGCAGGTAGTAGTAGGCCGACCGACGGAATGCTGGTGATCGATATACCAAGGCAGATGACTGATAACTTGTCGTCGTTGTCTCCTTCGGCAAGCAGGTTTGCCGAGGAGGAATCAAAGTCGCCGATGACTGCAAGACTCAGGTCATTGAAGAGGCTTTTGAGCAGGGATAGAAGGACAAGTCCTCGTACTCCCGGTTCTGTTGATGTTGAGCAAGCAGGTAGCTAG
- the LOC108999474 gene encoding ubiquitin-conjugating enzyme E2 34-like isoform X1, whose translation MAEKSCIKRLQKEYRALCKEPVSHVVARPSPNDILEWHYVLEGSEGTPFAGGYYYGKIKFPPQYPYKPPGISMTTPNGRFMTQKKICLSMSDFHPESWNPMWSVSSILTGLLSFMMDNSPTTGSVNTTVAEKQSLAKASLAFNCKNPTFRKLFSEYVDKYNQQQLSEKLAAEQVPPGLSQEISTPMKRVGEDVKRVDAVKDMRIDRKQSFPTWLMFLLVSIFGIPRDSVFAGAMVQTTVFCHEEGLVSMATKTDLKGMVQTEARNIC comes from the exons ATGGCGGAAAAGTCATGTATCAAGCGCCTTCAGAAGGAATATAGAGCACTTTGTAAA GAACCAGTTTCCCATGTTGTGGCCCGTCCTTCACCAAATGACATTCTTGAGTGGC ATTATGTGTTAGAGGGAAGTGAAGGAACACCTTTTGCAG GTGGATATTACTATGGAAAGATCAAGTTTCCTCCACAATATCCCTATAAACCACCAGGAATTAG CATGACCACCCCAAACGGACGGTTCAtgacacaaaagaaaatatgcttATCCATGAGCGATT tTCATCCTGAAAGTTGGAATCCAATGTGGTCTGTATCAAG CATACTCACAGGGCTTCTTTCATTCATG ATGGACAACAGTCCTACCACTGGCAGTGTGAACACTACTGTTGCTGAGAAGCAAAGTCTCGCCAAGGCTTCCCTTGCTTTTAATTGTAAGAA CCCCACATTCAGGAAACTGTTTTCTGAGTATGTGGATAAGTATAACCAGCAGCAGCTGTCCGAGAAGCTTGCTGCAGAGCAGGTGCCACCAGGACTATCTCAAGAAATTTCCACACCCATGAAACGAGTGGGAGAAGATGTGAAAAGAGTAGATGCTGTGAAGGATATGAGAATCGACAGGAAGCAGTCATTCCCAACTTGGTTGATGTTCTTGCTGGTTTCCATCTTTGGCATT CCTAGAGATAGCGTTTTTGCTGGAGCAATGGTGCAAACCACCGTGTTTTGTCATGAAGAGGGGTTGGTTTCGATGGCTACAAAGACAGACCTGAAGGGCATGGTGCAAACGGAGGCAAGAAACATATGCTAA